The following coding sequences are from one Mytilus trossulus isolate FHL-02 chromosome 8, PNRI_Mtr1.1.1.hap1, whole genome shotgun sequence window:
- the LOC134681738 gene encoding uncharacterized protein LOC134681738, with protein MLYLLIVSFIMVMYVDSEECTGKLTELKSSERKLRNELVRLQNMFLERLSRDDKEEYRKTRKFIGFSAYMSQGFVNGHSKSLSPGKTLIFDQTETNTDSVYNTNTGIFQAPSTGMYAFTWTICVNSNIKEGGGYGEFVAELVVNGRGCGSVHADTETYGDDACSTGFILKYVREGRTVYLKNTHNHQGRLRSYDGHTRTTFSGWKLN; from the exons ATGTTATATCTTTTAATCGTATCTTTTATTATGGTGATGTATGTGGATAGTGAGGAATGTACAGGAAAATTAACGGAGTTAAAATCAAGTGAGAGAAAATTGAGAAACGAATTGGTccgtttacaaaatatgtttctaGAACGTCTTTCTAGAGATGATAAAGAGG AGTATAGAAAGACGAGAAAGTTTATAGGATTTTCAGCATACATGTCTCAAGGTTTTGTGAATGGCCATAGTAAATCTTTGTCACCGGGGAAAACGCTGATATTTGACCAGACAGAAACTAACACAGATAGTGTCTACAACACCAATACAGGCATCTTCCAAGCGCCATCTACCGGAATGTATGCCTTTACATGGACTATTTGTGTAAATAGTAACATAAAAGAGGGTGGAGGGTATGGAGAATTTGTAGCAGAGTTGGTTGTTAACGGACGGGGTTGTGGAAGCGTACATGCAGACACAGAAACCTACGGTGATGACGCCTGTTCTACCGGATTCATACTTAAATACGTCAGAGAAGGCCGAactgtttatttgaaaaatacacaTAACCATCAAGGTCGTCTTCGAAGCTACGACGGTCATACACGTACAACATTTTCAGGATGGAAACTAAATTAG